cgatcTTGATTACTACAccggcagcctgctgaataatctctggacccaactctgatctctcccctacttcatcccaatgaacaggggatctacacttgcgaccatacagtgcttcgtacggagccatacctatagacgactgaaagccgttgttataggtgaaatctaccaatggtaagttcgactcccaactcccagagaaatccATAACATAAGCACGGAggagatcctccaaaatctgaataactcgctctgactgtccatctttctgcgggtggaaagctgtgctaaatagcaacttcgtacccatggtcaaatgcaaactcttccaaaatgaggaagtaaatctagggtctctATCAGacacgatagaaactggaataccatgaagtcggactatctctcggatatacaactctgcatactgaatcatggtgaaagtcgtcttaataggcaatgTGAGAACCCGGATTTTTCGAAGCAAAGCACCTCAAAAAGCTTGGAAAGTAGCTCAAAAAGAAGCCGAGGCAATGCAAAACCTTGAGAATTGAGGGTAcgtcactcggaagaggaaacCCTTAGCTCACAAGCTAAAACCCTCAGCTCAAGGAAGCTCCAAGATTCTTGGAAAAGAAACCCTCAGCTCAAAAGCTAAAACCCTCAGCTCAAGGAAGTTCATTCATTCTTGGGGAGAAAAACCCTAGCTCATGAGCTCGATCTTCCAGCTCCAGGAAGCTCCACCATGCTTGTCCTGAAAAGGTCAAAAAGAGAGCTAAAGGAGGAGTAAAAGGTTTGGACAAACTTAATATGCAAGAGATGACCTTTGAGTTAATCCATGAAAGAGCTAAGGGAGGAGCTAGGAGACCAGGACACATTAATGATGCAGGAAGTAACTCTTGGTGTTTGAGATGGAGCTTGACCACATTGAAGGCTACTTGGAGCCCAAGTTGGCGTTAATCTAGGGGAGGAGGAAGGTCACAAATTCACCTATAAATAGAGCGGAAGGTCACAAATTCACCTATAAATAGAGCATGAGGGCTGATGGAAAAGTATACCACAAAAGCACTCAAATTTTGGCTCTCCCCCACCACAAGAGCTCTCGGCCAATTCAACAAGGAGGAAGCTTTGTTCGTGTGGTTCAAGTGATACAATTCTACGTCAAAGTGCTGCTGGTTTGAAGACGTAATCTTCAAAAAGTTTACGTCGAAATACTGCCCAATTTCCGTGAGGAAATTCATACCAAAAGTCTGCAAATTCTGTAAGTGGGATTTTGTTTTACGTATCTTCTttctatttttaaactttgatatAGATAACGTGACATGCATGTTGGTATGtctttttcgaaaatattggtTTGCTCTGTTTAAAAATTCGATCCATTATGTGTTCTCTTCTGTGCTTCGAATTTCTTGATTCCGCTGTGTCAGTATgaaaactctgaaatctgaatATCTGAAAAGTTCTGTCCTTGACTTCCGAATTCTATTTGCACTGTtacgattcgaatttgaaatggaacgagaattgtagttctgttctggcccccattggtgggtataaaaccatgttctgttctggcccccattggtgggtataaaaccatgttctggcctcaccccttagaggactaacatattggggacaatttgtccatgaaaatgagatgagtaacagtgttttgTCTGTTCTGCAATGATCTGAATTGTTTCTGTTTTGCTCtgaatcatttgataagttcCTTCTTTTATTCAATTCCTTTCTGTCGTGttaagataagaatattgagttttgaaagtatgttaaaggaaattttcaaagaaataagttctatatgtatctttggaatcgatcgacccccacttgccaagtgtttcccaaaacactcacccccttacaatttcagataaaaatgaagaaTAAATAAATGAGGAAGAGCAGGAAGctttctggggctggtgatcgATGATCAAGAGCAAGAATCAAGTTATCCCTTTAGTTTAGTTTTCCGCATTTCGCAACTCTGatgtattgtatttcattgtcattgtaagacaatactttgtttatgaaaaagactggttaatttgatacgaggctttattgttttcaatgtaattgttaaacaatgccggatgtcgccatcgcttcggactcggggcgggacatttaagtggtatcagagccgcaaggttcataatcccgccgggattttgacagacaaaatttgacgaagtaaaattttggcaaaagcctagtgCATTCTGAAACAAACTCTCATTCTTTCCAAAATTCGTTGAGAAATTTGAATTCTATTGTTCTGCAAACTCTTAGTATCGAAAATCCCACGACAACTTTGTTTGTGCCTTTCTATCCTTTATTAGATTATGAAATTTTCCCTCAATTTATTCTAGTAAATGGATGCCCTCGTGCTCGTGCTCAAGCCGCCCTTCGCATGCGTCAACTTACCATTGAAAACAAAACCCGAGAGATTGCAACCTTGAATGCTCAATTTTGCTGGAGGAAAACAATTGAAACAAGAACTTATGGATATTAAGAACCTGCTTCAAACTGATATACATAATCTCACCCATCACCTTGATCGAGCAAAGAGCCAGCTCACCCGAACACTACTTAACCCATCTCATGTGGTACGACTATTTTCCCATAATCGAATGTCGATAGTAAGGATTGAAACTGAGAAGGATCTTGCTCACGCTCTCTTTATCAACATGATTACCTTTCTAGCAAGCAAGAACATTACATCGCCAAGCTTCATGGTGCTATGGATATATTGAAatgccccagatttgacgactgtcctcactgtaccaagacgagtctttccagcgtgcttatgtcctcactcacatgcaccctgggaaacttcccaggaggtcacccatccaaaAATTGCcctaagtcaagcacgcttaactgtggagttcttatgtgatgagctaccgaaaagaagatgcaccttcgtgatatgagtagtacaaatcaaatctttttcagccctcttcaactgtacagtccattatattgaacagtctcggaatccctctccttccggtgtaagaacggttcattcatgttccctccacctagaagcctgccaggagccgctcattgtccgtgccacctcatggcaccggcgatcaccccccgccctcttcggccacgggcctcacatgcccaccagcttccgcttggttcgtcctcgaaccacaccgtactcggagagttcggctctgataccaactgaaacgtctgctattcgttttcttaaaaagtactagaaatattttatttttttttaaacctcctttagcatcggccgaaccaccaaaaattacataaaatatttttgacatcattttaaaataaatcaaccatctaacatttgaaaagtatagcccatactataacctctcaaaaaccactcacaAATAAAACGTcgaaaaaatatctttaacataactcaaaatcataaatcacaagtagtgcggaaaactagcgttggTCCTctggttatgtgcaccttcagtcctcagatcaatcatcaaaacctccattatcatattcataatcaataccacctgcatcaatcacacctagtgagtgtAAAGACttaacacgtcatattcttgataacgaattatacgtaatacagttaacatataacagtgaaaaatacttgtacttaaaatatcaatttcatgaagatgcataaacataaacattttcgtaaacattttcatgatgcataaaaacattttcataaaaacattttcatataaacataaacatatcacataaacatattcatattcatatccatattcgtgtccatattcatattcatattcatgttcatgttcgtgtttgttgaattcagatcgtgattgtgactcgtattcttaaacgtattgggtgatggatccatctaaagaaaccacagtactgggcggcggggacaccagcaacactctcaccggtcaactgggccttggcctacgtattaacatattcgtattcgtatcacgtattcgtattcgtatccgtatccaaggaaacacgatcgtcgggctccaactgggaccataaccctcacgatatttccaacatgtagtagtcacaatcccttcacgtccttaAACATGTTAttatcacttaataaaaacatgcatataatatcattttattttgaaaccaagcatgcaacatatcttttacaTGTCCAATTTATCCTTAATAAttaatgaacatttaaaaatcatatttacacatataaaaattcttaaacatacataaccatttaaattaatcataatatcacataaaacagcattcaagacactgccatgacgtttactaatttccaagtgtaaaaagaccgttttacccctggacgtataACTTCtattttttgatattttcttgaattcattgactctaacacgtcccaaataattatttaagcttaaattaatttttttcatatttttatttggcataaatcgataacttttaatttaatctttaaatgtgacgtattaatacgttttaatcccgagttaaaccaaaccttaatataaaattcccaaattaaaaacttagacttctaataattatttgagcttaaatataattttttataattttagtaAGCTAAAATCTAGGTGTTTCTCtattcgtttttaaacttagacgtacttcccagttttgactcgtatggactcgaaacttaaccaaactttaccaaacttgaaccaaagcttAATAACATCTAACTAACCCATATACAACCAAATACCAGCCCATTAAGTCCATTGAATATGCCTAGGAAGCTACTGAATTTTTCTGCACAAGAGTCCTAGTCCTAATATGATTGGAACCTAGGCTAGCTTCGCCTCTAGCCCTTAACCACCATGTCCAGCCTCTACCCATCCCTCCTACGCAGCGCCATTAAGTCTAGTGGACCCTCCCTAACCGCATCTAGCGGTCGTGACCCTCAAACTGTGGGGCCCCGGGTCCGAtatctaatactaataattataattgtaacaaaccaaacgatttaataaaatacatagtTTGTAGTTCACAAATCCACACAAGTATcgtcaatataatttaattgtctacaatgtttgaaatataattttcaacatgccaaaataaagtagtgaaccaaagaaatccaaacatcatcacatagctcctaagacccgagaatcccactctaactcgtatctcctcgcctggaaCTGGACTTTGGCATCACAAGCCTtgcctcacctaccgtcaagcacatgaaaacaagaggtagccgacatgccggtgagtataaacccagtatgatacaatcaataacatatgagaatttaaaatttcaaatagtttatataaaattaataaagatgcaatataatgtaatgcatgatcagaagctgtgggctatcaataaattTGAAGATCAAGTGAATTatctggtcatagggtacccaagggaaTAGAATCCCCAagcaacatccaccgactcatccgctcgGGGTAGAgtgctgtgttctacaatcccaggactatggtgcgcctacagagagtgttcaggccatagcagcgacctccgcatacactatgccaactcaactatagccccatacgtccaacaaatcaatatatcaaggagacctccgccatatcaaatctgaatcaaaaaatggctcaatatgcaatgcaatgatgcatttcaatctcatcaagtcaatatcataataagctcatctcaaaagatcaatcatcaacaaatcacaaataattcatcaagccatcgaattttcaatttaaaataaaaatgatacttttacctagtatgttaccgaccgtaacatacctttcaaatattaccaaaggaagatcgaaatgtgtaggtgagaagtcttgaacctttgaattctactataactcaagaacatTGATCATCTATCAAAACAGAGTAGTTTCTgttcaaaattcataattaattcaatactgcTTCGAATCAATATCCGTAAATTTCTTAACCGTAATATGCCATAAAAACATTTATTGAATCATTTTGTCAAACACATGGCATGCGTGCTAAATAAATTAGCTCCTATACTTTGCCATTGGCTTCAAttccattttaaattcaaacaaaCACAATTTCAACATCTCCAACATCTAAAATATCAACACAAACATCAATTCTAAACTTCATCCCATTTCCaaacttgaataaaaatataacatacTTACACCATCTTGAAGATCTTGGAGAGAGGATCGCAAATCTAACTTCATTTCATAATTTCCTTGAACAAATCTCCCATAGATTGAAGAAGAAATTAGaagatgaaaggaaaaatgaagaaccctagctctAAACCGATGGAGTAGGAAAAATGGAAGAGAAAATGATACAAAAATCTTTCCTCAATCAAATATATACCATCCAAATCTCAAAATACGTTTTTGAGTATGCTGCTGGGGCGCCATAGCGCGAGATTTGGTGCAGGGGCGCTCACCATACTGCCCAAAGACAAAAATTTCAGCAATGGGCGTGCCATAGCACGGTTTCTGGCGCAGGGGCGCGCCATATTCTGTCCAAAACGCATTTTTAACTTCAGAATTTgcgaaagtggtaaactacaaagttgtagccctatgtcttggcttgcatcgccccaaatttcaggtcatttggaggtctgagtaaaacgttatcCCCAtgctcccaacatgtgtcattgtaggaacgacgatacgcacgacacacttcggggcacttttgtctcgtcttccctaatgatttgaccaaaactcaaaataagaaagttatagccttatgtcttatatttctaatgaaagtggcctcacatcaattggatcaatatacaaaacattatgctaaaaaccacaactactgccatattatatcaaaattcgggcattacaattcctcccctctAAAAATAGATTTCTTCCTCGAAATCAATCATCTCTTTCAAGTCTAACATGtaataatcaatactgaaattAAAACCGAGAATAGAAGCGTACTTCATTTGAATAACTGGATATTTAtgtcttattttattttctaattCCCAAGTTGCCTCTTCGACACCATGTCTATTCCACTGTACTTTAATCAACGGTATCAACTTATTTCTGAGTTGCTTATCTTTTCTATCTAGAATTTGAATCGGTCTCTCAATGTAGCTCAAATTCTGATCTAACTCAACCTCATATGGTGGAAGTACATGAGAAGGATCTGGatgatatttcctcaacatggaCACATGAAATACATCATGAACACCTGATAACGCAGGAGGAAGAGATAATCTATAAGCCAAATCACCAACACGTTTtaaaatctcatacggacctatGAATCTTGGTGATAATTTACTCTTCTTTCCAAATCTAACTGTACCACGAAAAGGagatattttcagaaaaactctgtcacctttctcaaAAATCAACGGCCGTCTCCTGATGTTCGCATACTTAGCCTGTCTATCCTGAGCAGCTCTCATACgactctgaatcaatttcaccttctctgtcatatctcttatcatatcaggtcctacaattggtgctTCAGATAAATCGACCCAATACAA
The Primulina eburnea isolate SZY01 chromosome 5, ASM2296580v1, whole genome shotgun sequence genome window above contains:
- the LOC140831411 gene encoding uncharacterized protein, which encodes MRAAQDRQAKYANIRRRPLIFEKGDRVFLKISPFRGTVRFGKKSKLSPRFIGPYEILKRVGDLAYRLSLPPALSGVHDVFHVSMLRKYHPDPSHVLPPYEVELDQNLSYIERPIQILDRKDKQLRNKLIPLIKVQWNRHGVEEATWELENKIRHKYPVIQMKYASILGFNFSIDYYMLDLKEMIDFEEEIYF